A DNA window from Paenibacillus sp. HWE-109 contains the following coding sequences:
- a CDS encoding helix-turn-helix domain-containing protein, with translation MTKRRWYYRLLFSYLPVFFMITSLLIVLIILSISQLSRKEAEKANHTYALHVMQSIDYALKTVDEYVIKEIQTDERIEQFFGNTFAGNPYFSAYEVTEMIVGMMNYNKFIDSVYFYRASDQVVLSPNTMMKAERFGDKPFIEAMMQSPSLYQLTNQRIYKEFAEMDQRKAVISLVRKYPLLSGKKGLVTVNISMDAIVRMVGDMSASNVSFIDIYDAEGKQLMASGNYIGQTDFKKRGSELTRIQSDYTNWEYRSGLNDEHLYTFTSVFSYIWIGLGLFMVVVGGVWITYVTNRNYKPMELIMARIQTHSEFNSIGQENKKQDEFQYIDWALGNLMEQSSRYEKQHEEDVIFRRRHFFKEWLEGNRVIQTEEWQAEMARLQLPSTYERMTTVVIELDKYMEVCRMFSQKDQDLLKFVLIRVVYETAELLGLTLWAEWTAAHRLSVIVFTRMELRKSEKLVADLSEDVRSWVEQHLIFRVTIGVGQVVEDLQELAQSYDAAVHVLRFKSSLGTNRVSFYWETESSRDREMYAHLPLVKSLAQAFRLGEKEWKTLLEQIFTELKIGLFSYDEIRNLMNYMVYHLHREIAELSAELQSMWKAETLPPLNDAIEQFDTLEEVYAVWLTLLEGAAEKMAALREVRSTHALMKQVRSYMEAHLSDPGLSLNSLSERFQLHASQVSRAFKEEFGEKFVDHLIKIRMEHAKKLLEVSRISVQDIGIQVGYTHAISFIRAFKKYTGMTPGEYRRDE, from the coding sequence ATGACCAAACGACGATGGTATTACCGTCTTCTATTCTCTTATTTGCCCGTTTTTTTTATGATTACGTCCCTGCTGATTGTGCTAATCATTCTGTCCATCAGTCAGTTGTCCAGAAAAGAAGCCGAGAAAGCCAATCATACCTATGCGCTGCACGTCATGCAATCCATCGATTACGCCTTGAAGACCGTGGATGAATATGTAATTAAGGAAATTCAGACCGATGAGCGGATCGAACAGTTTTTCGGCAATACCTTTGCGGGAAATCCGTATTTCTCTGCTTATGAAGTGACTGAGATGATCGTGGGAATGATGAATTACAACAAATTTATTGACTCTGTTTATTTCTACCGCGCTTCCGATCAAGTCGTTCTTAGCCCTAACACCATGATGAAAGCTGAACGTTTCGGGGACAAACCATTTATTGAAGCCATGATGCAAAGTCCTTCGCTTTACCAGCTGACGAATCAGCGCATCTACAAAGAATTTGCCGAAATGGATCAGCGCAAAGCTGTCATTTCACTAGTCCGCAAATATCCGCTCTTATCCGGGAAAAAAGGTCTCGTTACCGTCAATATCAGCATGGACGCGATTGTCCGCATGGTTGGAGACATGTCCGCCTCCAATGTGAGCTTTATCGATATTTATGACGCTGAAGGCAAGCAATTAATGGCCTCCGGAAACTATATTGGCCAAACTGACTTCAAGAAAAGAGGCTCTGAGCTAACGCGGATTCAGTCGGATTATACGAACTGGGAATATCGCAGCGGATTAAATGATGAGCATTTATATACCTTCACTTCGGTATTTTCCTATATTTGGATTGGCTTAGGCCTGTTTATGGTTGTCGTTGGAGGTGTGTGGATCACCTATGTGACGAACCGCAATTACAAACCGATGGAGCTGATTATGGCCCGCATCCAGACGCACTCCGAGTTCAATTCCATAGGTCAAGAAAACAAGAAGCAGGATGAGTTCCAGTATATCGATTGGGCCCTCGGCAATTTAATGGAACAATCGAGCCGCTATGAGAAACAGCATGAGGAGGATGTCATTTTCCGGCGGCGTCACTTTTTCAAAGAATGGCTCGAGGGCAATCGCGTTATTCAAACCGAGGAATGGCAGGCCGAAATGGCCCGATTGCAGCTGCCATCCACTTATGAACGGATGACAACCGTCGTTATTGAGCTCGATAAATATATGGAAGTATGCCGCATGTTCTCACAGAAGGATCAAGATTTGCTTAAATTTGTTTTGATTCGCGTCGTCTATGAGACCGCCGAACTGTTGGGCCTCACCCTATGGGCGGAATGGACCGCAGCTCATCGGCTGAGTGTCATTGTGTTTACCCGAATGGAGCTGAGAAAGAGCGAGAAACTCGTTGCCGATCTGAGTGAAGACGTGCGCTCGTGGGTTGAACAGCATCTGATCTTTCGCGTCACGATCGGCGTTGGTCAGGTGGTTGAAGATCTGCAAGAACTCGCGCAATCCTATGATGCGGCAGTCCACGTCCTGCGATTCAAGTCCTCGTTAGGCACCAATCGAGTCAGCTTCTATTGGGAAACTGAAAGCTCCCGGGACAGAGAGATGTATGCGCATTTGCCCCTCGTCAAATCGCTGGCCCAAGCCTTTCGCCTGGGAGAGAAGGAATGGAAAACGCTGCTTGAGCAGATCTTTACCGAACTCAAAATCGGTTTATTCTCCTACGACGAGATTCGCAACTTGATGAACTACATGGTGTATCACCTGCACCGCGAAATCGCTGAGCTATCGGCTGAGCTGCAAAGTATGTGGAAGGCAGAAACACTGCCTCCATTAAACGACGCCATCGAGCAGTTCGATACGCTTGAAGAAGTGTACGCTGTATGGCTGACTTTGCTGGAAGGAGCAGCTGAGAAAATGGCTGCTTTGCGGGAAGTCCGCAGCACCCATGCCTTGATGAAGCAAGTCCGGTCCTACATGGAAGCCCACCTCTCAGATCCTGGGTTATCGCTTAATTCATTAAGCGAACGATTCCAGCTGCATGCTTCACAAGTAAGCCGTGCCTTCAAAGAGGAGTTCGGGGAAAAATTCGTCGATCACCTCATCAAAATTCGCATGGAGCATGCCAAAAAACTGTTGGAGGTCAGCCGGATCTCCGTTCAGGACATCGGTATTCAGGTTGGCTACACACATGCGATCTCCTTTATTCGCGCTTTCAAAAAATATACCGGCATGACGCCCGGCGAATATCGCAGAGATGAGTGA
- the gcvPB gene encoding aminomethyl-transferring glycine dehydrogenase subunit GcvPB — protein MSENNVNVKADGKALIFEMSHPGRVAYALPESDVPELNFDEALPAKFMRKLAPDLPEVYEVDVIRHYTALSRRNFGVDNGFYPLGSCTMKYNPKINEDVARFPGFAKIHPYQPEESLQGALELLYNLQHDLEALTGMDRVTLQPAAGAHGEWTGLMMIRSYHESRGEQRTKVICPDSAHGTNPASATVAGFETVTIKSNDRGLVNLDELRRAVGPDTAALMLTNPNTLGLFEEQIVEIAEIVHAAGGLLYYDGANANAIMGITRPGDMGFDVVHLNLHKTMSTPHGGGGPGAGPVGVKEKLIPFLPTPLVAKREDGSFYFDYNYPQTIGRVKGYYGNFGILVRAYTYIRTLGPEGLRKVSEYAVLNANYMLARLTPYFDVPHPRFCKHEFVLSGNRQKKLGVRTLDIAKRLLDFGYHPPTIYFPLSVEECIMIEPTETESKQTLDEFIDTMIAISKEAEENPELVKNAPYTTVVSRMDEALAARKPVLNCTCG, from the coding sequence ATGAGCGAAAACAACGTGAATGTGAAAGCCGACGGCAAAGCGCTCATTTTCGAAATGAGCCATCCCGGCCGTGTCGCCTATGCCTTGCCGGAATCTGACGTGCCAGAGCTGAACTTCGATGAAGCGCTGCCTGCGAAATTCATGCGCAAGCTGGCTCCAGACCTTCCGGAAGTGTACGAAGTAGACGTAATCCGTCACTACACCGCCCTTTCCCGCCGCAACTTCGGTGTCGATAACGGTTTCTATCCGCTCGGCTCGTGTACGATGAAATACAACCCCAAAATTAATGAGGACGTCGCCCGCTTCCCAGGCTTCGCCAAAATACATCCGTACCAGCCCGAAGAGTCACTGCAAGGCGCACTGGAGCTGCTCTACAATCTCCAACATGATCTTGAAGCCCTCACCGGCATGGATCGCGTAACCCTTCAGCCTGCGGCTGGCGCTCATGGCGAGTGGACTGGACTCATGATGATTCGTTCCTACCATGAAAGCCGCGGCGAGCAAAGAACCAAAGTCATCTGCCCTGACTCTGCCCATGGCACCAATCCGGCCAGCGCTACAGTCGCCGGCTTCGAAACGGTCACGATCAAGTCGAACGACCGCGGCCTCGTCAACCTCGATGAGCTGCGTCGTGCAGTTGGCCCAGATACCGCAGCGCTCATGCTCACGAATCCGAACACACTCGGCTTGTTCGAAGAACAAATCGTCGAAATTGCTGAGATCGTCCACGCCGCCGGCGGACTCCTCTATTACGACGGAGCCAATGCCAACGCGATTATGGGCATCACGCGACCAGGCGACATGGGCTTCGATGTGGTGCATCTCAACTTGCACAAAACGATGAGCACACCGCACGGGGGAGGCGGTCCTGGCGCTGGCCCCGTCGGTGTCAAAGAAAAGCTGATCCCTTTCCTTCCAACGCCGCTGGTCGCCAAACGCGAAGATGGCAGCTTCTATTTCGATTACAATTATCCGCAAACGATCGGACGCGTCAAAGGTTATTACGGCAACTTCGGCATTCTTGTCCGAGCGTATACGTACATCCGCACACTTGGTCCTGAAGGCTTGCGCAAAGTTTCCGAATACGCCGTGCTCAATGCCAACTACATGCTTGCCCGGTTAACACCGTATTTCGATGTGCCTCATCCCCGTTTCTGCAAGCATGAATTCGTGCTTTCCGGCAACAGGCAGAAGAAACTGGGTGTCCGCACGCTTGATATTGCCAAGCGCTTGCTCGACTTTGGCTATCACCCGCCAACCATTTATTTCCCGCTCAGCGTGGAAGAATGCATCATGATTGAGCCAACAGAAACGGAAAGCAAACAGACGTTGGATGAATTTATCGATACGATGATTGCCATCTCCAAAGAAGCCGAAGAAAATCCGGAATTGGTCAAAAATGCCCCATACACCACCGTAGTCAGCCGAATGGACGAAGCACTCGCCGCGCGCAAACCCGTTCTTAACTGTACTTGCGGATAG
- the gcvT gene encoding glycine cleavage system aminomethyltransferase GcvT, which translates to MLKRTPLFPIYAEHGARVIDFGGWELPVQFAGIQKEHDAVRQQAGLFDVSHMGEVNVSGEDALAFIQRITTNDASKLEAGQCQYSLMCYPSGGVVDDLLVYKVSDNDYMLVINASNIDKDLAWMQQNLSGQVELANISDETAMLALQGPHAEHILAKVTDAPIQTLKTFRFLPEADVKGIKALISRTGYTGEDGFELYIDQKDAVALWKLLLAAGQEHSLVPAGLGARDTLRFEARLPLYGQELSQDITPLEAGLSFFVKLDKGDFIGREVIAGQKANGTPRKLVGIEMIERGIPRPHYPVYADGKQIGEITTGTQSPTFKTNVGLALIDSAYSALGSELTVEIRGVQVKANVVATPFYKRKS; encoded by the coding sequence ATGCTAAAACGAACACCGCTCTTCCCGATTTATGCGGAGCATGGAGCGAGAGTCATTGATTTCGGCGGCTGGGAGCTGCCTGTGCAGTTCGCCGGGATTCAAAAAGAGCACGATGCCGTCAGGCAGCAAGCCGGACTTTTTGATGTGTCCCATATGGGCGAAGTCAACGTGAGCGGGGAGGACGCCCTTGCTTTTATACAACGCATTACGACGAACGACGCCTCGAAGCTTGAAGCAGGCCAGTGCCAATACAGCCTCATGTGCTATCCCAGCGGCGGTGTTGTAGACGATCTGCTCGTATACAAGGTGAGTGATAACGACTACATGCTTGTCATCAATGCGTCCAACATCGACAAGGATCTCGCTTGGATGCAGCAGAATCTCAGTGGCCAGGTAGAACTAGCCAATATCTCGGACGAAACCGCCATGCTCGCACTGCAAGGACCCCATGCCGAGCACATTTTGGCCAAAGTGACAGATGCCCCTATTCAAACCTTGAAAACGTTCCGCTTCCTGCCTGAGGCAGACGTCAAGGGAATTAAGGCGCTCATATCGCGCACAGGCTATACGGGCGAGGATGGATTTGAGCTTTATATTGATCAAAAGGATGCTGTGGCGCTATGGAAGCTCCTTCTTGCAGCAGGGCAGGAACATAGCCTTGTCCCAGCAGGTTTAGGAGCGCGTGACACGCTGCGTTTTGAGGCGCGGCTGCCGCTTTATGGGCAAGAGTTGTCACAGGACATTACGCCGCTGGAAGCCGGACTCTCTTTTTTCGTCAAGCTGGATAAAGGTGATTTCATCGGCCGTGAGGTGATCGCAGGACAAAAGGCAAACGGAACTCCCCGCAAGCTAGTCGGCATCGAAATGATCGAACGCGGTATTCCGCGTCCTCATTATCCCGTTTATGCGGATGGCAAGCAGATCGGCGAAATCACGACTGGCACACAATCCCCAACGTTCAAAACGAATGTGGGGCTGGCGTTAATCGACTCCGCTTACAGCGCTTTGGGCAGCGAGCTAACAGTTGAAATCAGAGGGGTTCAGGTGAAGGCCAACGTCGTTGCCACCCCTTTTTATAAAAGAAAATCATAG
- the gcvPA gene encoding aminomethyl-transferring glycine dehydrogenase subunit GcvPA has product MKHRYLPITEQDQKEMLDTIGISSLEEMFQDIPQQVRFQGELNVSKALDEQGLLRYMRGLAGRNADFDRYASFLGAGIYDHHLPVVINHVISRSEFYTAYTPYQPEISQGELQAIFEFQSYICELTGMAVANASMYDGATALAEAGALASGATKRSRLLVSRAVHPEARAILSTTARGLNLEVVEISLTPEGVTDLDDLTSKLKGDKAAAVILQSPNFFGCLEDIAAVEPLAHGAGALLVVSANPLTLGLLEAPGKLGADIVVGDCQPLGIPASLGGPTCGYFAVAEALMRRMPGRIVGQTVDRAGKRGFVLTLQAREQHIRREKATSNICSNQALLALCASVYLSTMGKQGIQDVGKLNVQKAHYAANRLTASSKFKLPFTGSYFNEFAVQLPDGTNVQELNSKLLQHNIIGGYDLGRDYPELAGHMLIAVTEQRTREDIDAFATVLEELV; this is encoded by the coding sequence ATGAAACACCGTTACTTACCGATTACTGAGCAGGATCAGAAAGAAATGCTGGACACCATCGGCATCTCCTCCCTGGAAGAGATGTTTCAGGATATTCCTCAACAGGTTCGCTTTCAGGGTGAACTGAACGTCTCCAAGGCGCTCGATGAGCAAGGCCTGCTGCGCTACATGCGCGGCTTGGCGGGTCGCAACGCCGACTTTGACCGCTATGCCAGCTTCCTCGGCGCTGGCATCTACGATCATCACCTTCCGGTGGTGATCAATCACGTCATCTCACGCTCGGAGTTCTACACCGCGTATACGCCTTACCAACCGGAAATCAGCCAGGGCGAGCTGCAGGCGATTTTCGAATTTCAGTCGTACATCTGCGAGCTTACCGGCATGGCCGTGGCGAACGCCTCGATGTACGACGGTGCGACGGCGCTGGCCGAAGCCGGCGCTCTTGCCAGCGGCGCAACGAAGCGAAGCCGGCTGCTTGTCTCCCGCGCTGTACACCCGGAGGCGCGCGCGATTCTTAGCACGACCGCCCGCGGGCTGAACCTGGAAGTGGTCGAGATCTCACTCACGCCGGAGGGCGTGACGGACCTCGATGACCTCACTTCCAAGCTCAAGGGCGACAAGGCCGCCGCGGTCATCCTCCAATCGCCGAATTTCTTCGGCTGCTTGGAGGATATCGCGGCCGTGGAGCCCCTCGCGCACGGCGCGGGCGCGCTGCTCGTCGTGAGCGCGAATCCGCTCACGCTCGGGCTGCTGGAAGCGCCGGGCAAGCTCGGCGCTGACATCGTCGTCGGCGACTGCCAGCCGCTCGGCATCCCAGCTTCGCTGGGCGGGCCGACGTGCGGCTACTTCGCCGTCGCCGAAGCCTTGATGCGCCGCATGCCGGGGCGCATCGTGGGCCAAACCGTGGACCGCGCCGGCAAGCGCGGCTTCGTGCTCACGCTGCAAGCGCGGGAGCAGCACATCCGACGTGAGAAAGCCACGTCGAATATCTGCTCCAACCAAGCGCTTCTCGCGCTCTGCGCATCTGTGTACTTGTCCACGATGGGCAAGCAGGGCATTCAGGACGTCGGCAAGCTCAACGTCCAGAAAGCCCATTACGCGGCGAATCGCCTCACCGCGTCAAGCAAATTCAAGCTGCCATTCACCGGCAGCTACTTCAATGAATTCGCCGTCCAATTGCCGGACGGCACGAACGTCCAGGAGCTGAACAGCAAGCTCCTGCAGCATAACATCATCGGCGGCTACGACCTCGGCCGCGACTATCCCGAACTGGCCGGCCATATGTTGATTGCCGTTACCGAGCAAAGAACGCGCGAAGATATCGACGCCTTCGCCACCGTATTGGAGGAACTCGTATGA